CAAGTAACTTATTCAACTCTGCTGCTCTGCTCACGCTCTTGACAAAAATAACAACTTGGTTGAAGTCCAAAGCATCCAACAGGTCATTCAGCTTACGGTTTTTTTCAGTTTCACTCAATTTGATGTAGTGCTGCCACCAAATAGAAGCAACTTCAGGAAGGTTGTGATAAGTAATGAAATGACGGCAAAACATTAAGCTTCAACAATGTACCTGTACAAGTCCATGCAGGGTCAACTTGGCCTCATCATCAACATAAATTTCCATTGGCTGAAAGGAATAAATGTTATAGTAAAGGATATTAGGAGCTTCGTGAGCTAAGGGAATCTGATTACGAAATGAACGATGGATGAAGATCCTCCATCTGTGAATTTTCTCCTTGCAGCTTAAGAGTAAAAGCACCCAACCAGTCCCCCATGTTCAACATGTCTTTCTACAGCGCTTACCAAAAAGCTTCCAGTAGGACTCCAAGCATCAACCTCCCAGATTAACCCTTCTCCACTAACATCCCCACCCTCTTCACATCCATTTCCACACTAAAGATCTTTCCCACCCCTCTTTACATCTTTAACTATGGGACAAGAACATGGAAGAACAAAGATGACAGACAAACCCAAGAAAACATAGAACTACAACCTTAATGGAAAAAATTAGCTGCAAAGCACAGCTTTTACAGCTACCAGCTCCAAAGACACCTCATCTTTGTTCACTTCCCCAGTAAAATTAAGTTTAGACAATGgttataccaaaaaaaaaaatacactaTATTATTGCCTGCAGAAAGCTGAAATTATGGGAAAACGGTAGACTTCTAAAATCAAGAACTGGCCACAGGACATTACATCTTGCATGAATTTCTTGCAAACCGGGCGAATCTCCTTGCTGAGAGTTGCAGAAAACATCATGACTTGCTTGTCATGAGGAGTCATTTTGAAGATTTCCTGCACGTCTCTCCTCATGTCTGCATATGCAACAGAAGTACTTAAGAAAAGTATTACCAAAGAGTAAAGATGATAGTAACTCTAGCAGAGAAAGTTATGTAAAAAAAAGCTTAGCTAAGACATACCAAGGGATTCAAGCATCTTGTCACATTCATCTAGTATAAAATGCCTCACATTCCTCAAAGACAGGTCCTTGTCTCTTGCCAATGCAAGTACTCTTCCAGGAGTTCCAACGACAATATGCGGACACTCATTCTTCAGCAGCTCCTTATGGAGTTTGATGTTGACACCACCATAGAAAACAGCAACCTTGATATCGGGCAGATATGTGCTGAACCTCTCAAACTCATGACAGATCTGCAGATAGTGTAATTAGTTAGCAAATTAAACATACTTTTTGGTCAGGTTAGCAAATTAGACATCATTTAACCTCGTATGAATGAAAAACAGAAAACTTGCAGATCAGAATACATGCCTGATAAGCTAATTCCCTAGTGTGACATAGAACCAGGGCAGCAACCTGACCAGCAACAGGTTCAATCTGTtgcagagttgaaagaacaaaAACAGCAGTTTTGCCCATTCCAGATTTAGCTTGGCATATAACATCCATTCCCAGAATAGCTTGTGGAATACACTCATGTTGCACTGATGAAGAACCAAATACATTGGAGCCAACGAGACCTCAGTTTCAGTTTAAAAATTTTACCATTGTACATCTCCAAATTAGTAGTGGTAGGAGTAATTTACCTGAAAACAGAAGATAGAAAGAAGTTGTCAAGAACAACCTAGAAGGAAGAATATTACAGTCTAAGGAGAACAGAAAATGTAATAAATCAAATCAGCCAATAACGCCCAGCACGAAACTAGTTTAAACCCCACATATGGCCACTCTATATCCCCTTATAAATATCTTCTTGTACTGGTAAATTGTCACTTGAGGGAAATTGAGATTCCTTTAAAACTAGAGGTGCTCAAAATCTAACACCACTCCATACACAAGCGCAACAAGCCAAAAGGATACAATTCTGCATCTACTGATTTTTCAATAAAAAGGAATCAGGCACGGCATAGAACACATGATCCATGTTATCATAGCTTATTTCTTCTATTCAGCACAAAagaccacccccccccccccttttttgcTTGATTCAAAGGAAAGAGGAAACTAAGCACGGAATATGCTTTGCACTCGACCGTAAATCCTAAATCCTTGTACTTATCCACATACCAACAGTAGCATTATTTTGGTGAGGAAACGCAAGCaaacatatatttatttttacaCACTTATTAGCTTCAAATTAAAGAAGATAAGACTGCAGGAAGAGAATGCTTAGAAGAGGCCACCGCAAATAAATTCAAAGATTTTATTATCAATTTTTTACAGGAAAGTACTGAAATCGACAATTTTATTAGGAAGGAAAACATGTCCAGGTACGAGATAACTTGCCTTCAGAAGGATGCTCAAACCCAGAGTCCACAATAGCCCGCAATAGCTCTGGCTTTAGAAGAAAATCTCTGAAACCCGAACTGTGAATACCAACATAACCCCTGCATCCACCAAATAAGACAATAATATTAATACTTGATTCAAAGTATACAAAAATTCTAGCTTGACAAAGCAGATCAAAGGGGGTCACAGAAATAAATACCACCTAAGTACTGATCAAAAAAGAAAACCCTtgagaaaaataacaaaaaaattgaCAAGTTTGAAAAGTGTCAGATAGACATCAGACTATCCCAGCACCATGGAAATATTTATAGagcaaatacaaaaaaaaattgtcAATAAGAACATAGATAAAGAATGTAcatcaatcaatcaatcatttaaGCCTCCACCCAAACTAGTCAAAATTAACTATCTGAATCCTTGATATTTCAATCTACTCAGACCTGCCTCTTTTCATTACTAATATTTGAcctctaaaaatataaaaaaaaatgaactGCCTCTACTGAGGCTCAATCACAAACTAGCTAAGTTTGGCTATATTATTCCTCTATATATATTCTACTCTATTTAGGCAAGTTCGATTCCATACCAATAAACAGATGAAAAGAACATATGAAAAGGTCATAAAAACCTCTAATTCTTAACTATACACAAATCAATAACAcagacaaaaaaaaaattgagataTAGGCTTATTCAAGCAGGAAAAAGATCAGAAAACCaaaaaaatgaatttttaagCAGCCAAAAATTCTCAAGCACGTAGCTTACCCAACATAAAATACGAAAACAAAAGCATAAAGGCATAATTTCAATCAACTAACTAGGTAGGACCAAACCATAACGCATGAACATAGGCTTCATAACTATTTTACAAAATACTACTAAGAAATACAACAAACCACTAAAAAACATTGACGTAAGcctaaaattaaagaaaatagttTCCACTGTAAACAAGTTAAAAAAAACAGAAATATTTAATATCGGCGTGAAGATCTCACTTTTTGGCGGACTCGCCGTTGACTTTTCCGGAGAAGGAATCATGGAGtttttcatcatcttcttcataGTCGAGAAGCTCCTCTTCATATGCATCGTTCTCCTTGTTCTCTCCCATTCTTTTGCTATGAACTATTACTACAGAATACGCCAGATCCAATCACAAAATATCAGTAATTTAAAATCGAAGTAAACTATTACGTAAAATATGGATATATGCGTACAAAAATCAGAGATTTGAGAGGAAAGTTGCTTTTACCTTACAGAATCTCAGAGAAAAGTTGGATCTTGGTCGGGGAAATTAGGGCTAGGGTTTCGGAAGCGTCTGCAGAAAAAAAGTTAGGacaaaaataggaaaaataaaaATCGTATGCGAGAGTAGAGAGGGATAGGGTTTTGTGGTAGAGGGGCAGGTTATACATGAGAGGATGCTGAAAATTTTGTTGACGAGTTTGTCCTTGGCTCCTTCTACGAATTTGTACCTAGTCGGCTTAGACTATGGGGATATTCTGgacattttaaatttt
The DNA window shown above is from Nicotiana tomentosiformis chromosome 8, ASM39032v3, whole genome shotgun sequence and carries:
- the LOC104091910 gene encoding DEAD-box ATP-dependent RNA helicase 15-like, with the translated sequence MGENKENDAYEEELLDYEEDDEKLHDSFSGKVNGESAKKGYVGIHSSGFRDFLLKPELLRAIVDSGFEHPSEVQHECIPQAILGMDVICQAKSGMGKTAVFVLSTLQQIEPVAGQVAALVLCHTRELAYQICHEFERFSTYLPDIKVAVFYGGVNIKLHKELLKNECPHIVVGTPGRVLALARDKDLSLRNVRHFILDECDKMLESLDMRRDVQEIFKMTPHDKQVMMFSATLSKEIRPVCKKFMQDPMEIYVDDEAKLTLHGLVQHYIKLSETEKNRKLNDLLDALDFNQVVIFVKSVSRAAELNKLLVECNFPAICIHSGMTQEERLTRYKGFKEGHKRILVATDLVGRGIDIERVNIVINYDMPDSADTYLHRVGRAGRFGTKGLAITFVSSASDSDFLNQVQERFEVDIKELPEQIDTSTYMPS